A genomic segment from Nitrospira lenta encodes:
- a CDS encoding formylglycine-generating enzyme family protein, protein MRGVLLLLLTVSAIRPAFGAEPSADMVLIPAGEYRMGTAEGSDGLADEHPERLIYLHAFFLDRFEVTNQGYAAFVQSTGHRPPANKNPASTIWDGTIYPSAIANHPVVNVSWEDAAAYCQWSGKRLPTEAEWEKAARGTDGRRYPWGNDWSWKNANSASYWAGHTIEFQSGTDWEAFWIKGDGARIAKKQGINGEVLTLPIGSFPDGASPYGIQDLAGNAAEWVQDWYDPNYYRSAPLSNPGGPERGAIKSMRGGSWLKPAISLRTSDRDWGIMDSRPSGTGFRCAKDSF, encoded by the coding sequence ATGAGAGGAGTGCTCCTCCTACTCCTGACTGTCAGCGCGATCCGTCCCGCCTTTGGTGCCGAACCTTCCGCTGATATGGTGCTAATCCCCGCCGGGGAATATCGCATGGGCACCGCGGAAGGCAGTGACGGTCTGGCCGATGAACATCCCGAACGATTGATCTATCTCCACGCGTTCTTCCTCGACCGGTTTGAAGTGACCAATCAGGGCTATGCCGCATTTGTCCAATCGACCGGTCACCGCCCACCCGCAAACAAGAATCCGGCTTCGACGATCTGGGACGGTACGATCTATCCATCAGCCATCGCCAACCACCCAGTAGTGAATGTGAGCTGGGAAGACGCCGCGGCCTATTGCCAGTGGTCCGGCAAACGCCTGCCTACTGAAGCCGAATGGGAAAAGGCCGCGCGAGGAACCGACGGACGCCGCTATCCCTGGGGAAACGACTGGAGTTGGAAGAACGCGAACAGCGCCAGCTATTGGGCTGGACACACCATTGAGTTTCAAAGCGGAACCGATTGGGAAGCCTTTTGGATTAAGGGAGACGGGGCGCGCATAGCCAAAAAGCAGGGTATCAATGGCGAAGTCTTGACCCTGCCCATAGGAAGCTTCCCTGATGGAGCCAGCCCGTACGGGATTCAAGACCTCGCCGGCAACGCCGCCGAATGGGTGCAGGATTGGTATGATCCGAACTATTACCGGTCAGCGCCACTCAGCAATCCAGGTGGACCTGAGCGAGGCGCCATTAAGTCCATGCGAGGCGGGTCCTGGCTAAAACCGGCGATCAGCTTGCGAACCAGCGATCGAGACTGGGGGATTATGGACAGCCGCCCGAGCGGGACCGGGTTTCGATGCGCCAAAGACAGCTTCTGA
- a CDS encoding DUF1501 domain-containing protein → MDHCHCCSSAFQQVSRRTVLKRALGLAATALAANMFPLELFFQSRAHAASNAGKTLVVVFQRGGNDGLNTIVPYSDPQYYAMRPRSTNGGIGILPPGSGDGSGLDLTGTGFAMHPSILPLHGLYTSNRLAVLPAAGFAGSTQSHFTDQDTIEHGFPEQRDGWLNRYLAAVPAAGTSTIRAAAIGDDVAKSLRGTVLVPSLTDVSSFSFARLGASKAALDANLRAMYAQDPASSTANPARSAVHALGPELMSRVAAIEGIGAAAPQNGATYPNSTFGREMRDLAHIIRSGLGLEVATVDIGGWDTHDDQGAGGAAANRQAGRLADFSGGIRAFVDDLGPLMNHVVVMTCTEFGRTVRQNASGGTDHGKASAWFLVGGSVKGGVYKGAAGWPSSLTEANLDEGRYIRPTVEFRDIFADVLVKHFGVSTSELGAVLPGHVHAPAGLFI, encoded by the coding sequence ATGGACCACTGTCATTGCTGCTCGTCGGCGTTCCAACAGGTGTCACGGCGCACTGTATTAAAACGGGCCTTGGGGCTGGCCGCCACCGCGTTGGCCGCCAACATGTTTCCTTTGGAGCTGTTCTTTCAGAGCCGGGCGCATGCAGCGAGCAATGCAGGCAAAACATTGGTAGTCGTTTTTCAACGCGGCGGCAACGACGGTCTGAATACCATCGTGCCCTATTCTGATCCGCAGTACTATGCCATGCGTCCTCGGTCAACCAATGGGGGCATCGGTATTTTGCCGCCAGGGTCCGGTGATGGATCGGGCCTCGATCTGACAGGGACCGGCTTTGCCATGCATCCGTCTATTCTTCCCTTGCATGGGCTCTATACCAGCAATCGTTTAGCGGTCCTGCCGGCGGCGGGGTTCGCCGGCAGTACGCAATCGCATTTTACGGACCAGGACACGATCGAACATGGTTTCCCAGAGCAACGGGACGGATGGTTGAATCGATATCTGGCTGCGGTCCCGGCTGCCGGTACGTCCACCATTCGGGCTGCCGCGATTGGCGACGATGTCGCCAAGTCTCTACGCGGGACGGTGCTGGTTCCATCACTAACCGATGTATCCTCGTTCAGCTTCGCCCGCCTTGGGGCGTCCAAGGCCGCGCTGGACGCGAATCTACGCGCCATGTATGCCCAAGATCCGGCATCGAGTACCGCGAATCCGGCTCGATCGGCAGTGCATGCACTGGGGCCGGAACTCATGAGCCGGGTCGCGGCAATCGAGGGAATTGGCGCTGCTGCACCGCAAAACGGGGCGACATACCCCAACAGCACGTTCGGGCGTGAAATGCGGGATCTGGCCCATATCATTCGTTCGGGCCTTGGGCTCGAGGTGGCCACCGTGGATATCGGCGGGTGGGATACGCATGACGATCAAGGGGCGGGTGGTGCGGCAGCCAATCGTCAAGCCGGGCGGCTCGCGGATTTTTCCGGAGGCATCCGGGCCTTTGTCGATGATCTGGGGCCGCTGATGAATCATGTGGTCGTGATGACCTGTACCGAATTCGGTCGCACGGTCAGGCAAAATGCGAGCGGGGGAACGGACCACGGCAAGGCTTCGGCGTGGTTCCTGGTCGGCGGATCGGTGAAGGGTGGGGTGTACAAAGGCGCTGCCGGCTGGCCCAGCTCCTTAACGGAGGCCAATCTCGATGAAGGGCGGTACATCAGACCCACGGTCGAGTTCAGGGATATTTTTGCTGATGTGCTGGTCAAACATTTTGGTGTCAGCACGTCAGAGCTCGGTGCGGTCTTGCCTGGCCATGTCCATGCGCCTGCCGGGCTGTTTATCTAG
- a CDS encoding TenA family transcriptional regulator — MASRLTQARFLDALLKVMDGKHHWAWDHFATGRLTKDQLKVHFQQEYFVYVRDFPVFLARIHGHNPPPSVRRMLAENIYEEDTGGLSLGKSHPELFLTMMEGLGFAAKDFEQIRPLPASRAYRAWLDRVSKQPTWVLGAAALTVFVEGSVKDRKELREPSKPKTAEEIETTIKNHPLVRYHGNSPDCMDLIRAHQLVESGHRHDAYDMVTQNAPSATAQQAVLSAVKRSLRLWLTYRDAVAKACGLKKP; from the coding sequence ATGGCATCACGACTGACACAAGCCCGCTTTCTCGACGCATTACTCAAGGTCATGGACGGCAAACACCATTGGGCTTGGGATCACTTCGCCACCGGACGATTGACCAAAGATCAGCTCAAGGTTCACTTTCAGCAGGAATATTTCGTGTACGTCCGCGATTTCCCCGTCTTCCTCGCCCGAATACATGGACACAACCCACCGCCGTCTGTCCGGCGCATGCTGGCGGAAAACATCTATGAAGAAGATACCGGAGGACTCTCACTCGGCAAATCCCATCCGGAACTCTTCCTCACGATGATGGAAGGGTTAGGGTTCGCCGCGAAAGACTTCGAACAGATCCGCCCCTTGCCCGCCAGCCGCGCGTATCGCGCTTGGCTGGATCGAGTTTCCAAACAACCGACCTGGGTCCTGGGTGCCGCAGCCCTCACCGTTTTTGTAGAAGGCAGCGTCAAAGACCGGAAGGAACTGCGTGAGCCCTCCAAACCGAAGACGGCGGAGGAGATCGAGACGACCATCAAGAACCATCCCCTCGTCCGGTATCACGGCAACTCCCCGGATTGCATGGATCTCATTCGGGCCCATCAGCTCGTTGAGTCCGGTCATCGGCACGATGCCTACGACATGGTCACTCAAAACGCTCCCTCCGCGACAGCGCAACAGGCCGTCCTCAGCGCCGTGAAACGGAGCTTGCGACTCTGGCTGACCTATCGCGATGCAGTCGCCAAGGCTTGCGGTCTCAAAAAACCGTAA